The following coding sequences lie in one Candidatus Hydrogenedentota bacterium genomic window:
- the bshA gene encoding N-acetyl-alpha-D-glucosaminyl L-malate synthase BshA codes for MKIGITCQASTGGSGILATELGLALAGRGHEIHFVTMEPPFRLDHFQENIFTHTVEQVNYPLFRIPPYTLSLASKISEVAEEHGIEVWHAHYAVPNAVAALLARDMLPPEKRFCLVTTLHGTDITLVGGHPSFHRATRYGMENSCAVTAVSQWLSAETEREFALSRPVRTIYDFIDAERFRPKPVNRAALARDDERIVMHISNFRPVKRVTDVVRAFSRMLERVNARLLMVGDGPERLSAVGVAKQLGITDRITYLGNVGSIEDLLSAADLVFQPSEHESFGLVHLEAMACEVPVLATASGGVTEVVIHGDTGFLCGVGDIDAMVRHGVDILSNPETAKAMGRRGREHVLANFPKDRIVGEYEAVYEEVLRKRRELLAKQS; via the coding sequence ATGAAAATCGGCATCACCTGCCAGGCGAGCACCGGCGGCAGCGGCATCCTGGCCACGGAGCTGGGCCTGGCCCTGGCGGGGCGCGGCCATGAAATTCACTTCGTGACCATGGAGCCCCCGTTCCGGCTGGACCATTTCCAGGAGAACATCTTCACCCACACGGTGGAGCAGGTGAACTATCCGCTTTTCCGCATCCCGCCCTACACCCTCTCGCTGGCCTCAAAGATCAGCGAGGTGGCCGAGGAGCACGGCATTGAGGTGTGGCACGCCCACTACGCCGTGCCCAACGCCGTGGCGGCGCTCCTCGCCCGCGACATGCTCCCGCCGGAGAAGCGCTTCTGCCTCGTCACGACGCTCCACGGCACGGACATCACCCTCGTCGGCGGCCACCCCTCCTTCCACCGCGCCACCCGCTACGGCATGGAAAATAGTTGCGCCGTCACCGCCGTGTCCCAATGGCTCAGCGCCGAGACCGAGCGCGAGTTCGCCCTGTCCCGCCCCGTGCGCACCATTTACGATTTCATAGACGCGGAGCGTTTCCGGCCCAAGCCCGTGAACCGCGCCGCCCTCGCCCGGGACGACGAGAGGATCGTCATGCACATCTCCAATTTCCGGCCCGTGAAGCGCGTCACCGACGTGGTCCGCGCCTTCTCCAGGATGCTGGAGCGGGTCAACGCGCGCCTGCTGATGGTGGGCGACGGCCCGGAGCGGCTCAGCGCCGTGGGTGTCGCCAAACAACTGGGGATCACGGACCGCATCACCTACCTCGGCAATGTCGGGTCCATCGAGGACCTGCTTTCCGCCGCGGACCTCGTCTTCCAGCCCAGCGAGCACGAGAGCTTCGGGCTGGTGCATCTGGAGGCCATGGCCTGCGAGGTGCCCGTCCTGGCCACGGCCAGCGGCGGCGTCACCGAGGTGGTCATCCACGGCGACACGGGTTTCCTCTGCGGCGTCGGCGACATAGACGCCATGGTCCGCCACGGCGTGGACATCCTCAGCAACCCCGAAACCGCGAAGGCCATGGGCCGCCGGGGCCGCGAACATGTCCTCGCAAACTTTCCCAAAGACCGCATCGTCGGCGAATACGAGGCCGTGTATGAAGAGGTGCTGCGGAAGCGAAGGGAGTTGCTCGCGAAACAGTCCTGA
- a CDS encoding PhoPQ-activated pathogenicity — protein MNRIRSVFLFAALPVLAVLWAALSTATPLDDYVAAPDPAFTYSLAAQAEKSGVTTYAYHMVSQTWLDASKVDRPLWEHTVLVSVPGTLRHNKAMMFIGGGDNRPGETPAADNGPMEKIAAVTGSVVAQVKQIPNQPLRFPDEQDDRYREPGRKEDAMITFGWDKYLKGGDPLWLARLPMTKAVVRAMDLVQKEHPGVEGFFVAGGSKRGWTTWTVAAVDRRVFGIAPAVIDVLNLEPSIQNHFDGYGFWAPSLDDYVDMDIVTRIHTPEFRNLMAVVDPYAYRDRLTLPKYILNSAGDQFFPADSWKFYFDGLKGEKFLCYFPNTDHGLNEDAYFRLAGFYYALMEGTPRPEFTWEKAGDGTLTVRCATKPAKVTLWRAVNPDARDFRLETFGPKYEAVEMPLSDSGEYVSAVAAPEKGWTAFFIELEFPNGDFPKPFVFTTGVSILPDTYPGK, from the coding sequence ATGAACCGCATCCGTTCCGTGTTCCTTTTCGCCGCCTTGCCCGTCCTCGCCGTGCTGTGGGCGGCCCTGTCAACCGCCACGCCGCTGGACGATTATGTGGCGGCGCCGGACCCGGCCTTCACGTATTCGCTGGCGGCCCAGGCGGAGAAGTCGGGCGTGACGACGTATGCCTACCACATGGTGTCGCAGACGTGGCTGGACGCGTCGAAGGTGGACCGCCCGCTCTGGGAGCACACGGTGCTGGTGTCGGTGCCGGGGACGCTGCGGCACAACAAGGCCATGATGTTCATCGGCGGGGGGGACAACCGCCCCGGTGAGACGCCCGCCGCGGACAACGGCCCCATGGAGAAGATCGCGGCGGTGACGGGCTCGGTGGTGGCGCAGGTGAAGCAAATCCCCAACCAGCCCCTGCGCTTCCCGGACGAGCAGGACGACCGGTACCGGGAGCCGGGCCGGAAAGAGGACGCCATGATCACCTTCGGCTGGGACAAGTACCTGAAGGGCGGCGACCCGCTCTGGCTCGCCCGGCTGCCCATGACCAAGGCGGTGGTCCGCGCCATGGACCTGGTCCAGAAGGAGCACCCCGGCGTGGAGGGCTTCTTCGTTGCGGGCGGCTCGAAGCGCGGCTGGACCACCTGGACCGTGGCGGCGGTGGACAGGCGGGTCTTCGGCATCGCCCCGGCGGTCATTGACGTGCTGAACCTGGAGCCGTCCATCCAGAACCATTTCGACGGCTACGGCTTCTGGGCGCCGTCCCTGGACGACTATGTGGACATGGACATCGTGACCCGCATCCACACCCCCGAGTTCAGGAACCTGATGGCCGTTGTGGACCCCTACGCCTACCGCGACCGGCTCACCCTGCCCAAGTACATCCTGAACTCCGCCGGGGACCAGTTTTTTCCGGCGGACTCCTGGAAGTTTTATTTCGACGGGCTCAAGGGGGAGAAATTCCTCTGCTACTTCCCGAACACCGACCACGGCCTGAACGAGGACGCCTATTTCCGGCTCGCCGGTTTCTATTACGCCCTGATGGAGGGAACGCCCCGCCCGGAATTCACCTGGGAAAAGGCGGGCGACGGAACGCTCACCGTGCGCTGCGCGACCAAGCCCGCCAAGGTGACCCTGTGGCGGGCGGTGAACCCGGACGCGCGCGATTTCCGCCTCGAAACCTTCGGGCCGAAGTATGAGGCCGTGGAGATGCCCCTTTCCGATTCGGGCGAATACGTCTCCGCCGTGGCGGCCCCGGAAAAGGGCTGGACCGCCTTTTTCATCGAGCTGGAATTCCCGAACGGGGACTTCCCGAAACCCTTCGTGTTCACCACCGGCGTGAGCATCCTCCCCGACACCTATCCCGGCAAATAA
- the bshB1 gene encoding bacillithiol biosynthesis deacetylase BshB1 gives MVNTDETVDVLAIGAHPDDVEIGCGGLLAKLSRAGKRVAMVDLTAGEMGTRGTVEERRREAANAAAILGLHERVCAGLPDGGVANTPGQQRAVILLIRRFRPKVLLTLMDQDRHPDHTATHTLVREANFLAGLARLDTGQAPHRTPAVYYFHPYTDFTGTPDFLVDVTEDFETKLAALREHRTQFHNPNQDGGAETWISSPEFWEGISVRARYWGARAGVQYAEPFFSDGPLRLDSLPELL, from the coding sequence ATGGTGAACACGGACGAGACGGTGGACGTGCTGGCCATAGGCGCGCACCCGGACGACGTGGAAATCGGCTGCGGCGGGCTGCTGGCGAAGCTGTCCCGCGCGGGAAAACGGGTGGCCATGGTGGACCTCACGGCGGGGGAGATGGGCACGCGGGGCACCGTGGAGGAGCGGCGCAGGGAGGCGGCGAACGCCGCCGCCATTCTGGGCCTGCACGAGCGGGTCTGCGCGGGCCTGCCCGACGGCGGCGTGGCCAACACGCCGGGGCAGCAGCGCGCGGTCATCCTGCTGATTCGCCGGTTCCGCCCGAAGGTGCTGCTCACGCTGATGGACCAAGACCGCCACCCGGACCACACAGCAACGCACACCCTGGTGCGCGAGGCGAATTTTCTGGCGGGGCTGGCCCGGCTGGACACCGGCCAGGCGCCCCACCGCACCCCGGCGGTCTACTATTTCCACCCGTACACAGACTTCACGGGCACCCCGGACTTTCTGGTGGACGTGACGGAGGACTTCGAGACCAAGCTGGCGGCCCTGCGCGAGCACCGGACCCAGTTCCACAACCCCAATCAGGACGGCGGCGCGGAGACCTGGATATCCTCGCCCGAGTTTTGGGAGGGCATCTCCGTGCGCGCCCGCTACTGGGGCGCCCGCGCCGGGGTGCAATATGCGGAGCCCTTCTTTTCGGACGGCCCCCTGCGGCTGGACTCCCTGCCCGAACTGCTGTGA